One Sporomusaceae bacterium genomic window carries:
- a CDS encoding DEAD/DEAH box helicase: MEDRAYQREAKAAIFREWESGNRKTLLVLPTGTGKTIVFAQVAEDCVRTGERVLILAHREELLKQASAKIKKATGLVTAVEKAEQSCLGSWYRIVVGSVQSLMRETRLRQFDKKYFDKVIVDEAHHVLSDSYQNVLQHFDEADVLGVTATPDRGDMRNLGQYFDSLAYEYTLPKAIKEGYLSPIKAQTIPLKLDLTGVGMQSGDFKAADLGTALDPYLHQIAEEMKKYCQGRKTVVFLPLIKTSQKFRDILAQAGFRAAEVNGTSDDRAEVLADFDAGRYDVLCNSMLLTEGWDCPSVDCIIVLRPTKIRSLYCQMVGRGTRLHPGKEELLLLDFLWHTERHELCRPAHLIATNEEVAKKMTEKLEEAGCPLDIEAVETAATEDVVAAREEALAKKLAEMKSRKRKLVDPLQFEMSIQAEDLSSYVPSFGWEMGPPSESQVKTLEKLGIFPDEIDNAGKASKLLDRLNIRRMEGLTTPKQIRFLESRGFQHVGTWQFEHAKKLIDRIAAQGWHIPPGIVPQNYHPEVREIG, from the coding sequence GGCGTATCAGCGGGAGGCTAAGGCGGCGATTTTTCGGGAGTGGGAATCCGGCAACCGGAAAACGCTGCTCGTCCTCCCGACGGGCACGGGGAAAACAATCGTCTTTGCCCAGGTGGCCGAGGACTGCGTGAGGACCGGTGAGCGGGTGCTTATACTCGCTCACCGGGAAGAACTGCTCAAGCAAGCCAGCGCCAAAATTAAAAAGGCCACAGGCCTCGTTACCGCGGTGGAAAAAGCGGAGCAGAGCTGTCTGGGGAGCTGGTACCGGATCGTCGTCGGTTCGGTGCAGTCCCTTATGCGCGAGACGCGGCTGCGGCAATTCGACAAAAAATATTTTGACAAGGTTATTGTCGATGAAGCCCACCATGTTCTCTCAGACAGCTACCAGAATGTTCTGCAGCACTTCGACGAGGCCGACGTCCTCGGGGTTACAGCTACGCCTGACCGCGGCGACATGCGCAACCTCGGCCAGTATTTCGACAGCCTGGCCTACGAATACACGCTGCCCAAGGCTATCAAGGAAGGTTACCTGAGCCCCATCAAAGCGCAGACCATCCCGCTCAAGCTCGACCTGACCGGCGTGGGTATGCAGAGTGGCGACTTTAAGGCCGCTGACCTCGGGACGGCCCTGGACCCCTATCTCCATCAGATCGCCGAGGAAATGAAAAAATATTGCCAGGGGCGGAAGACCGTCGTTTTCCTGCCCCTGATCAAGACCAGTCAAAAGTTCAGGGATATTCTCGCCCAGGCCGGCTTTCGGGCTGCCGAGGTCAACGGCACCAGCGACGATCGCGCCGAAGTGTTAGCGGATTTCGACGCTGGTCGGTATGACGTGCTCTGCAACTCTATGCTGTTGACCGAAGGCTGGGACTGCCCGAGCGTGGACTGCATCATCGTCCTCAGGCCGACGAAGATCCGCAGTCTGTACTGTCAGATGGTCGGCCGCGGCACCCGCCTCCACCCCGGGAAGGAAGAACTGCTGCTGTTGGATTTCCTTTGGCACACGGAGCGGCATGAACTGTGCCGGCCGGCTCACCTGATCGCCACCAACGAAGAAGTCGCCAAGAAGATGACCGAGAAGCTCGAGGAGGCCGGCTGCCCGCTCGATATCGAAGCGGTGGAGACGGCCGCGACCGAAGACGTGGTGGCGGCCCGGGAGGAAGCCCTGGCCAAGAAACTGGCGGAAATGAAGTCCCGTAAACGCAAGCTCGTCGACCCGCTCCAGTTCGAGATGTCGATTCAGGCGGAAGACCTGTCGAGCTATGTTCCGAGTTTTGGATGGGAAATGGGGCCGCCCAGTGAAAGCCAGGTCAAAACACTGGAGAAGTTGGGCATCTTCCCTGACGAGATCGATAACGCCGGCAAGGCGTCGAAACTCCTAGACCGGCTCAACATCCGCCGGATGGAAGGGCTTACAACTCCCAAGCAGATTCGCTTCCTGGAGAGCCGCGGCTTCCAGCATGTCGGCACCTGGCAATTCGAGCACGCGAAAAAACTGATCGACCGGATCGCCGCCCAGGGCTGGCACATCCCGCCGGGTATCGTCCCCCAAAACTACCACCCCGAGGTGAGAGAAATTGGATAA